In the genome of Vicingus serpentipes, the window ATAGTTTAGCTAATTGGTTTAAATCATTGTTTGTGGATGATAAAATCTTCTTACTGAGTTCTACGGCTGTTTCATTTTTATTACCTGAACCAATAAGAATTGCAATTAACTCGGCATCAGAAAGGCTGTTCTTGCCTTTTAAAGCTAATTTTTCTCGAGGTCTGTCTTCCTCAGCCCAGCTTTTTATATTTAATTTATCATAACTCATCTAAATATAAAGTTACAAAAAAGGGAAGCAAATAGCTTCCCTTTTTTTAGTTATAATATTCTTATGAATTCATTATGCTTCTCCTGTTGGCCCTCCAAAACTCAAAGGAATACCTTGAGCTTCGATGTCTTTAACTTTACCATGATTTGCTTCATATTTATTGATATTATCTTGTAAAGCACTCAGTAAACGTTTAGCATGTTCTGGAGTCATTAAAATTCTAGATTTTACTTTTGCTTTTGGCATTCCAGGCATAATTTTTATAAAATCTATTACAAACTCCGAATTAGAATGACTAATAATAGCAAGGTTAGAATAAATACCTTCGGCAATTTCTTCTCCTAATTCAATGTTTAACTTGTTTTCGTTATTATCTTGATTCATAATATTTTACATTTTGTATTTAAAGAAAGAAGCTTGAAGATAATTCTCCAAGCTTCTTGTCTTATTAATTAAATAATGTTATTATTCTTCAATAACTGAAGCTTCTTTTTTTTCAGCTACTAACTGATCGTAGTCTTCTTGAGAACCAACAATCATGTCTTTAAAAGATCTTAACCCTGTTCCTGCTGGAATTAATTTACCAACAATAACATTCTCTTTTAATCCTTCAAGAGTATCCACTTTACCTCTTACAGCAGCTTCATTTAAAACTTTAGTAGTTTCTTGGAATGATGCAGCAGAAATAAAGCTATCAGTTTGTAATGAAGCTCTAGTAATACCTTGAATAATAGGACTAGATGTTGCAGGAATTGCTTCTCTTGCTTCAACAGTCTTTTTATCCATTCTCTTCAATTTAGAATTCTCATCTCTTAATTGACGAGGCGATACAATTTGCCCAGCTTTTAAAATTTCAGAATCTCCAGCTTCAGTAACAATCATTTTATCATATATCCAATCATTTTCAGTCATAAAATCTAACTTGTTTACGATAGATTTTTCTAAGAATGAAGTATCTCCTGGATCTTCAATGAATACTTTTCTCATCATTTGACGAACAATTACCTCAAAGTGTTTATCATTAATTTTCACACCTTGTAAACGGTAAACTTCTTGTACTTCATTAACGATATATTCTTGTACAGCTGTAGGCCCTTTAATTGCTAAAATATCAGACGGTGTAGTTGAACCTTCAGAAAGAGGTGAACCTGCTTTTACGAAATCATTTTCTTGAACTAAGATGTGTTTAGATAAGTTAACCAAATACTTTTTAACTTCTCCAGTTCTTGATTCAATAATTATTTCACGGTTACCTCTCTTGATTTTTCCAAATGAAACAATACCATCAATTTCAGTAACTACAGCAGGGTTTGAAGGATTTCTCGCTTCAAATAACTCAGTAACTCTAGGTAAACCACCTGTAATATCGGCAGTACCACCAGCAGTTCTAGGTATTTTCACTAAAATATCACCACCAGTTACTTTGTCACCTTCATTTACAATAATGTGAGCACCAACTGGTAAGTTGTAAGTTCTTAATAAATTACCTTTAGCATCAACTACTGTTAATACAGGAATTTTTTTCTTGTCTTTAATTTCAGAAATTACTTTTTCCGTAAATCCTGTTTGCTCATCTGATTCTTCTTTATAAGTTACACCTAATTCGAAGTTTTCGAAAGCAACTTTACCATCAACCTCTGTAAGAATTACAGCATTATATTGATCCCATTCACAGATAATATCATTTTTCTTGATTTTATCTCCGTCTTTAACAAAAACTTTAGAACCGTATGGAATATTATTTGTTGCTAGAACAACACCTGTTTTAGGTTCTATAATTTTCATCTCAGCTGAACGTCCAATAACTAAAGTTTCAACAACTCCAGCACTATTTTTCTTGTCAATTGTTCTAAGCTCTTCAATCTCAACCTTACCATCGTATTTAGCAACAACGTTGTTTTCTCCAGTAATTTTAGATGCAGTACCACCAATGTGGAATGTTCTAAGTGTTAATTGTGTTCCTGGTTCTCCAATAGACTGTGCTGCAATTACACCAACAGCTTCACCTCTTTGAACCATACGCCCTGTTGCTAAGTTACGTCCGTAACATTTAGAACAAACACCTTTTTTCAATTCACATGTTAAAACTGAACGAATTTCAACTTCATCAATTTCTGAATCTTCAATAATTTGAGCAGAAATCTCAGTTATTTCCTCTCCTGAAGAAACAATTAATTCTTCAGTTTCTGGATGATAAATATCGTGTACACTAGTTCTACCTAAAACTCTATCAAATAACGATTCAACTTCTTCATCATTATTTTTAAGTGCAGTAGCAATTAATCCTCTTAATGTTCCACAATCTTCATCAGTAATAACAACGTCTTGAGATACATCGACTAATCTTCTTGTTAAGTAACCAGCATCTGCAGTTTTAAGTGCCGTATCGGCCAAACCTTTACGAGCACCGTGAGTAGAAATAAAGTACTCAAGTACTGATAATCCTTCTTTAAAGTTAGAAAGAATCGGATTTTCAATAATTTCTTGACCAGTTGAACCAGATTTTTGTGGCTTAGCCATTAATCCCCTCATACCAGATAACTGACGAATTTGCTCTTTAGAACCCCTTGCTCCAGAATCAAACATCATATAAATTGAGTTAAATCCTTGGTTATCATTTTT includes:
- a CDS encoding DUF3467 domain-containing protein; this encodes MNQDNNENKLNIELGEEIAEGIYSNLAIISHSNSEFVIDFIKIMPGMPKAKVKSRILMTPEHAKRLLSALQDNINKYEANHGKVKDIEAQGIPLSFGGPTGEA
- the rpoC gene encoding DNA-directed RNA polymerase subunit beta', whose amino-acid sequence is MAFKHDNNTNSNFSKITISLSSPEKILERSSGEVLKPETINYRTYKPERDGLFCERIFGPVKDWECHCGKYKRIRYKGIICDRCGVEVTEKKVRRERMGHISLVVPVAHIWYFKSLPNKIGYLLGLPTKKLDTIIYYERYVVINAAETMNNEGEPIQYLDFLTEEEYLDVLDTLPKENQYLDDSDPNKFIAKMGAEALYELLKRLDLDSLSYDLRHKANTETSQQRKNEALKRLQVVEAFRSANLNIENKPEWMIIKVVPVIPPELRPLVPLDGGRFATSDLNDLYRRVIIRNNRLKRLIEIKAPDVILRNEKRMLQEAVDALFDNSRKSSAVKTDANRALKSLSDSLKGKSGRFRQNLLGKRVDYSARSVIVVGPDLKLHECGLPKDMAAELYKPFIIRKLIERGVVKTVKSAKKIVDKKEPVVWDILENVLKGHPVLLNRAPTLHRLGIQSFQPKLIEGKAIRLHPLVCTAFNADFDGDQMAVHLPLGNAAILEAQLLMLASHNILNPANGTPVTLPSQDMVLGLYYISKERRSTKEETVKGEGKTYYSPEEVIIANNEKALDLHACIKVRVKDVEKGEIVHKIIETTAGKVIFNELVPDEVGYVNELLTKKSLRTIIGNVLKITGTSRTVQFLDEIKTLGYNMAFKGGLSFNLDDIMIPDAKEIMVKDANTQVDEVMNNYNMGFITNNERYNQIIDIWTHTNTKLTNTLMTNLKNDNQGFNSIYMMFDSGARGSKEQIRQLSGMRGLMAKPQKSGSTGQEIIENPILSNFKEGLSVLEYFISTHGARKGLADTALKTADAGYLTRRLVDVSQDVVITDEDCGTLRGLIATALKNNDEEVESLFDRVLGRTSVHDIYHPETEELIVSSGEEITEISAQIIEDSEIDEVEIRSVLTCELKKGVCSKCYGRNLATGRMVQRGEAVGVIAAQSIGEPGTQLTLRTFHIGGTASKITGENNVVAKYDGKVEIEELRTIDKKNSAGVVETLVIGRSAEMKIIEPKTGVVLATNNIPYGSKVFVKDGDKIKKNDIICEWDQYNAVILTEVDGKVAFENFELGVTYKEESDEQTGFTEKVISEIKDKKKIPVLTVVDAKGNLLRTYNLPVGAHIIVNEGDKVTGGDILVKIPRTAGGTADITGGLPRVTELFEARNPSNPAVVTEIDGIVSFGKIKRGNREIIIESRTGEVKKYLVNLSKHILVQENDFVKAGSPLSEGSTTPSDILAIKGPTAVQEYIVNEVQEVYRLQGVKINDKHFEVIVRQMMRKVFIEDPGDTSFLEKSIVNKLDFMTENDWIYDKMIVTEAGDSEILKAGQIVSPRQLRDENSKLKRMDKKTVEAREAIPATSSPIIQGITRASLQTDSFISAASFQETTKVLNEAAVRGKVDTLEGLKENVIVGKLIPAGTGLRSFKDMIVGSQEDYDQLVAEKKEASVIEE